A stretch of the Cystobacter fuscus DSM 2262 genome encodes the following:
- a CDS encoding M12 family metallopeptidase: MRTMAKTVIGLVMGSSLMLGGCGAEVTEGEAEAAEMGAELETRWVPANAPVRKGYTASALGRPVQVSYAVVDGQAVLEGDMLLGSEQEVQAFTREVESRAGDLRSSQGVAITNTRYRWTNALVPYTVDSTLPSQNRVTDAIAHWQQKTRVRFVLRTASNAATYPNYITFRPSTGCSSSVGMRGGQQFVNLASGCNTGSTIHEIGHALGLWHEQSREDRDAKVIIRWENIEAGKEHNFDQHITDADDLIAYDYGSIMHYGATAFSKNGQPTIQTLGGQSIGQRKALSTTDVSVIGKLYP, translated from the coding sequence ATGCGAACGATGGCGAAGACGGTGATTGGACTGGTGATGGGCTCTTCCCTGATGCTCGGGGGCTGTGGCGCCGAGGTGACCGAGGGCGAAGCGGAGGCCGCGGAGATGGGGGCGGAGCTCGAGACCCGCTGGGTCCCCGCCAACGCCCCCGTGCGCAAGGGCTACACCGCGAGCGCCCTGGGCCGGCCGGTCCAGGTGTCCTACGCGGTGGTGGATGGGCAGGCCGTGCTCGAGGGAGACATGCTCCTGGGTTCCGAGCAGGAGGTCCAGGCCTTCACCCGCGAGGTGGAGTCGCGCGCCGGGGACCTGCGCTCCAGTCAGGGTGTGGCCATCACCAACACCAGATACCGGTGGACCAACGCCCTGGTGCCGTACACGGTGGACTCGACCCTTCCCAGCCAGAACCGGGTGACGGACGCCATCGCGCACTGGCAGCAGAAGACGCGCGTGCGCTTCGTGCTGCGCACCGCCAGCAACGCCGCGACCTACCCCAACTACATCACCTTCCGGCCCAGCACCGGCTGCAGCTCCTCGGTGGGCATGCGCGGAGGACAGCAGTTCGTCAACCTCGCCTCCGGGTGCAACACGGGCAGCACCATCCACGAGATCGGTCACGCCCTCGGCCTGTGGCACGAGCAGAGCCGTGAGGATCGGGACGCCAAGGTCATCATCCGCTGGGAGAACATCGAGGCGGGCAAGGAGCACAACTTCGATCAGCACATCACCGACGCGGATGATCTGATCGCCTACGACTACGGCTCCATCATGCACTACGGCGCCACGGCCTTCTCCAAGAATGGCCAGCCCACCATCCAGACGCTGGGCGGTCAGTCCATCGGGCAGCGCAAGGCGTTGAGCACCACGGACGTGAGCGTTATCGGCAAGCTCTACCCGTAG
- a CDS encoding DUF1801 domain-containing protein, giving the protein MAAKAPRTKPAKRGASAPESVEDFLAALEHPFKREILTLRQLILGADPRISEGIKWNAPSFRTEEYFATFHLRAKEGVQVILHLGAKKRNDLASGIDIPDPESLLEWLATDRASVRFRDMKDIDAKGAAFASVIRQWIQWV; this is encoded by the coding sequence GTGGCCGCCAAAGCCCCCCGTACGAAGCCCGCGAAGCGCGGCGCGTCCGCGCCTGAGTCCGTCGAGGACTTTCTCGCGGCGCTCGAGCACCCGTTCAAACGGGAGATCCTCACCCTCCGGCAGCTCATCCTCGGGGCCGATCCTCGTATTTCCGAGGGCATCAAGTGGAACGCGCCGAGCTTCCGGACGGAGGAGTACTTCGCGACCTTTCATCTTCGAGCCAAGGAAGGTGTGCAGGTCATCCTGCACCTGGGCGCGAAGAAGCGGAACGACCTGGCCTCGGGCATCGACATCCCCGACCCGGAGTCGTTGCTGGAGTGGCTGGCCACGGACCGGGCGTCGGTGCGGTTTCGTGACATGAAAGACATTGACGCGAAGGGGGCCGCCTTCGCGTCTGTCATAAGACAGTGGATCCAGTGGGTATAA
- a CDS encoding zinc-binding dehydrogenase, whose translation MNTQNQEQGLQLRSRVSSQGELELSLARVAIPEPAPDEVVIRVEASPINPSDLGLLLGPADLSTARAGGTAESPVVTATIPQQTLKALASRLDKALPVGNEGAGVVIKAGANVRELLGKTVAALGGGMYSQFRVLKAAHCLVLPQDATPADGASCFVNPLTALGMVETMRREGHKALVHTAAASNLGQMLNKICLKDGIGLVNIVRSPEQVAILRDLGAAHVYDSTSSTFTEELTQALVETGATLAFDAIGGGSLAAQILTCMEAAANRTATTYSPYGSQVHKQVYIYGKLDTRPIELAGSFGMAWGVGGWLLMPFLEKIGPQAAQKLRDRVAAELKTTFASHYVAELSLAEALRLDVIAVYSKRSTGKKYLINPNKGLR comes from the coding sequence ATGAACACCCAGAATCAGGAACAGGGGCTCCAGCTTCGCTCGCGGGTGAGCTCCCAGGGCGAACTGGAGTTGTCGCTGGCGAGGGTCGCGATACCGGAACCCGCTCCGGACGAAGTCGTCATCCGCGTCGAGGCCTCGCCCATCAATCCCTCGGACCTGGGCCTGCTGCTGGGTCCGGCCGACCTGTCCACGGCCCGGGCCGGAGGAACGGCGGAAAGCCCCGTGGTCACGGCGACCATCCCGCAGCAGACGCTGAAGGCCCTGGCGTCGCGACTGGACAAGGCCCTGCCCGTGGGCAACGAGGGGGCCGGCGTGGTGATCAAGGCGGGCGCCAATGTGCGGGAGCTACTCGGCAAGACCGTGGCCGCGCTGGGCGGCGGCATGTACTCCCAGTTCCGGGTCCTCAAGGCGGCCCACTGCCTGGTCCTGCCGCAGGACGCGACCCCGGCCGACGGCGCTTCCTGCTTCGTCAACCCGCTGACGGCGCTGGGAATGGTCGAGACCATGCGCCGTGAGGGCCACAAGGCGCTGGTGCACACGGCCGCCGCCTCCAACCTCGGGCAGATGCTGAACAAGATCTGCCTCAAGGACGGCATCGGGCTGGTGAACATCGTCCGGAGCCCGGAGCAGGTGGCGATCCTGCGCGACCTCGGCGCGGCCCATGTGTATGACAGCACCTCGTCCACGTTCACCGAGGAGCTGACCCAGGCCCTGGTGGAGACCGGCGCCACGCTCGCGTTCGACGCCATCGGTGGAGGGTCGCTCGCCGCGCAGATCCTGACCTGCATGGAAGCCGCGGCCAACCGCACCGCCACCACCTACAGCCCCTACGGCTCACAGGTCCACAAGCAGGTCTACATCTACGGCAAGCTCGATACGCGCCCGATAGAGCTCGCGGGCAGCTTTGGCATGGCCTGGGGCGTGGGCGGCTGGCTGCTGATGCCGTTCCTGGAGAAGATCGGACCCCAGGCCGCGCAAAAGCTGCGGGACCGGGTGGCCGCCGAGCTGAAGACCACCTTCGCCAGTCATTACGTCGCGGAACTCTCGCTGGCGGAGGCGCTGCGGCTCGACGTGATCGCCGTCTACAGCAAGCGCTCCACCGGCAAGAAGTACCTGATCAATCCCAACAAGGGCCTGCGTTAG
- a CDS encoding Ig-like domain-containing protein, whose product MRLALPLSALALLALSACDPLSDAGGSPSAGETSGTERTLSLAVTSVTLTSPPANASVHGTVTLQARAEGPIQNIEFFRGTPPGTYLGRATLLDGVGTYSWNTDGLPRGAIDVFAKAWDAPAGQPANEWRSASVRLNLVSGTGWSPLSVMSVADPMNHGAVGNGTTDDLAALTATVNALPASGGIVYLPPGKSFRKTNLLTVTKNHVKFWAPNRQADINATVNGTRRRQSILCRGNTGCGFFGLKFRSDATERFDALEDNQISIDHASDVEVVGVEVTNSAATGLFFYGSQRHHVEGNYIHHTWADHIHHTQGATQSWVWDNFLFNEAPGTNELPHRGDDGIACVTYGVTSPRCGSMEWWNNAMLGSDWGRGYAVIGGDDIDIHHNWAIGVAGAGVIVASEGGYNSSSSQNITVRGNWITRGAHTIGHPGILVSGGNPAAEPLTHLRLNDNVSANNVSGQNYRAEGAYTDVVNTGLSQDVNALPSPLPTTASVRLRDTSILKTRDVSFVASASQRGLYRIHVRRNPSGTGFQQRFEYVVKGTAADMQSFLSARQAAGDTVVGSRLVGTSTYAVLLSPTPLTVPSTLSGVSFRALRAGDNDGSLRWLWALL is encoded by the coding sequence ATGCGTCTCGCTCTTCCTCTCTCCGCGCTCGCACTTCTCGCACTGAGCGCCTGCGATCCCCTGTCCGACGCGGGCGGCTCGCCCAGCGCCGGGGAGACCTCCGGGACGGAGCGGACCCTCTCCCTCGCGGTGACCTCGGTGACCCTCACCTCGCCGCCCGCGAATGCCTCCGTGCACGGCACGGTGACGCTCCAGGCCCGGGCCGAGGGACCCATCCAGAACATCGAGTTCTTCCGGGGGACGCCTCCCGGGACGTACCTCGGCCGGGCCACCCTGCTCGACGGCGTGGGCACCTACTCGTGGAACACCGACGGCCTGCCACGAGGCGCCATCGACGTCTTCGCCAAGGCCTGGGACGCTCCCGCGGGTCAGCCCGCCAACGAGTGGCGCTCGGCCTCGGTGCGGCTCAACCTCGTCTCCGGGACGGGCTGGTCCCCGCTCAGCGTCATGTCGGTGGCGGATCCGATGAACCACGGCGCGGTGGGCAATGGCACCACCGATGACCTGGCGGCCCTGACGGCCACCGTCAATGCCCTGCCCGCCTCGGGAGGCATCGTCTACCTGCCCCCGGGCAAGTCCTTCCGCAAGACGAACCTCCTCACCGTCACCAAGAACCACGTGAAGTTCTGGGCACCCAACCGCCAGGCGGACATCAACGCCACGGTGAATGGCACACGCCGGCGCCAGTCCATCCTCTGCCGCGGCAACACCGGCTGCGGTTTCTTCGGCCTGAAGTTCCGCTCGGACGCCACGGAGCGCTTCGATGCGCTCGAGGACAACCAGATCAGCATCGACCACGCCAGTGACGTGGAAGTCGTGGGCGTCGAGGTGACCAACTCGGCCGCCACCGGGCTCTTCTTCTATGGCTCGCAGCGCCACCACGTCGAGGGCAATTACATCCACCACACCTGGGCGGACCACATCCACCATACGCAAGGGGCCACCCAATCCTGGGTCTGGGACAACTTCCTCTTCAACGAGGCGCCTGGCACCAACGAACTGCCGCACCGGGGAGATGATGGGATTGCCTGCGTCACCTACGGCGTCACCTCGCCGCGCTGCGGCTCCATGGAGTGGTGGAACAACGCCATGCTGGGTTCGGACTGGGGACGGGGCTACGCGGTCATCGGCGGCGATGACATCGACATCCACCACAACTGGGCCATCGGGGTGGCGGGAGCGGGCGTCATCGTGGCCTCCGAGGGCGGATACAACTCCTCCTCCAGCCAGAACATCACCGTGCGCGGCAACTGGATCACCCGCGGCGCGCACACCATCGGGCATCCAGGCATCCTCGTGAGTGGGGGCAACCCGGCCGCCGAGCCCCTCACGCACCTGCGACTGAATGACAACGTCTCCGCCAACAACGTGAGCGGCCAGAACTACCGCGCGGAAGGCGCCTACACCGATGTGGTGAACACCGGCCTCTCCCAGGACGTCAACGCCCTGCCCTCTCCCCTGCCGACGACGGCGAGCGTCAGGTTGCGCGACACGTCCATCCTCAAGACGCGCGACGTGTCCTTCGTGGCCTCGGCCTCCCAGCGGGGCCTCTACCGGATTCACGTCCGGCGCAACCCCTCGGGCACGGGCTTCCAGCAACGCTTCGAGTACGTGGTGAAGGGCACCGCCGCGGACATGCAGTCCTTCCTCTCCGCGCGCCAGGCCGCCGGAGACACCGTGGTGGGCAGCCGCCTGGTGGGCACGAGCACCTACGCCGTCCTGCTCTCGCCCACGCCGCTGACCGTGCCCTCGACGCTCAGCGGCGTCTCCTTCCGGGCGTTGCGAGCCGGGGACAACGATGGCTCGCTCCGCTGGCTCTGGGCGCTGCTCTGA
- a CDS encoding response regulator: protein MANSTRVASVLEPAPTAPCADVSPRRRANRFRPRVLLAESQGEVRTALAQELVGAGFEVVAAPVIEELLGELSEGGPLPHLVLVPTEASPDGLDGLTLCERLRAEARTASLPVYVFSRDEASAPRERAEAVRVDDLLVQPVDPRVVVSLARLKAGRGAFAPAYEAHTVRMPLSQMVRALLCGSRSGRVELRDNEGWLAFRQGHVVDASYEGERGLVALRRLLFFGSGAYAVSFGDALAQGKPLLSPRVFTSLLLPAVERFTALCALGIPLSARLSVDFKRLADALHSLPDDVGQVIRLCDGQRTVHSTLLECGLPEITTLEVMTFLYAQGVLVPANFIAEREPPSPRVPPFFEPGGALDEEPFSEAFAAVDSRAA, encoded by the coding sequence ATGGCCAACAGCACGCGCGTTGCTTCCGTCCTCGAGCCGGCGCCCACGGCGCCTTGCGCGGATGTCAGCCCCCGGCGCCGCGCCAACCGCTTCCGCCCCCGCGTCCTGCTCGCCGAGTCCCAGGGTGAGGTGCGCACCGCGCTCGCCCAGGAGTTGGTCGGCGCCGGCTTCGAGGTGGTCGCCGCCCCGGTCATCGAGGAGCTGCTCGGGGAGCTGAGCGAGGGCGGGCCGCTGCCGCACCTGGTGCTCGTGCCCACCGAGGCCTCGCCGGACGGTCTGGATGGATTGACGCTGTGCGAGCGGCTGCGCGCGGAGGCTCGCACCGCGTCGCTCCCGGTGTACGTGTTCTCGCGTGACGAGGCGTCCGCCCCGCGAGAGCGCGCCGAGGCGGTGCGCGTGGATGATCTGCTCGTGCAGCCGGTGGATCCCCGGGTGGTGGTGTCGCTGGCGCGGTTGAAGGCCGGACGGGGGGCGTTCGCGCCCGCCTACGAGGCGCATACCGTGCGCATGCCCCTGTCCCAGATGGTGCGGGCGCTCTTGTGCGGCTCGCGCTCCGGCCGTGTCGAGCTGCGGGACAACGAGGGCTGGCTCGCCTTCCGCCAGGGGCACGTGGTGGATGCGTCCTACGAGGGGGAGCGGGGCCTGGTCGCCCTGCGCCGCCTGCTCTTCTTCGGCTCGGGCGCGTACGCGGTGTCCTTCGGGGACGCGCTCGCCCAGGGCAAGCCCCTGCTCAGCCCGCGGGTGTTCACCTCGCTGCTGCTGCCGGCCGTGGAGCGCTTCACGGCCCTGTGCGCCCTGGGCATTCCGCTGTCGGCCCGGCTCTCGGTGGACTTCAAGCGGCTGGCGGACGCGCTGCACTCGCTGCCCGACGACGTGGGGCAGGTCATCCGCCTGTGCGACGGCCAGCGCACCGTGCACTCCACACTCCTGGAGTGCGGGCTGCCGGAGATCACCACCCTGGAGGTGATGACGTTCCTGTACGCGCAAGGGGTGCTGGTGCCGGCCAACTTCATCGCCGAGCGCGAGCCGCCCAGTCCCCGCGTCCCGCCCTTCTTCGAGCCGGGTGGCGCCCTGGACGAGGAGCCGTTCTCGGAGGCGTTCGCGGCCGTGGATTCCCGGGCCGCCTGA
- a CDS encoding YebC/PmpR family DNA-binding transcriptional regulator, with the protein MSGHNRWSKLKRANAIMGKTKGKLYSKLIKEMTVAARLGGGNPEGNARLRVAIAAAREANMPNDNIQRAIKKGTGELEGESYEEIVYEGYGPGGVALLVECLTDNRNRSAADVRSMLGKEGGNMGAEGSVSWMFHKKGVVTVKPGPSEDVVMEKALDAGAEDVLPLGEDGFEVRCAPADLHAVASALEGAGLKLGEQKWTYLPQNTVRVEGDNARKMLKLMELLEDNDDVQNVYANFEMDDALMDSLSG; encoded by the coding sequence ATGTCCGGTCACAACCGATGGTCGAAGCTCAAGCGGGCCAACGCCATCATGGGCAAGACCAAGGGCAAGCTCTACTCCAAGCTCATCAAGGAGATGACCGTCGCCGCGCGGTTGGGCGGGGGCAATCCGGAGGGCAATGCCCGGCTGCGCGTGGCCATCGCCGCCGCGCGCGAGGCGAACATGCCCAACGACAACATCCAGCGCGCCATCAAGAAGGGCACGGGGGAGTTGGAGGGGGAGAGCTACGAGGAGATCGTCTACGAGGGTTATGGCCCTGGCGGCGTGGCCCTGCTGGTGGAGTGCCTCACCGACAACCGCAACCGCTCGGCGGCCGACGTGCGCTCCATGCTGGGCAAGGAGGGCGGCAACATGGGCGCGGAGGGCTCGGTGAGCTGGATGTTCCACAAGAAGGGCGTCGTCACCGTGAAGCCCGGCCCCAGCGAGGACGTGGTGATGGAGAAGGCGCTCGACGCGGGCGCCGAGGACGTGCTGCCCCTGGGCGAGGACGGCTTCGAGGTGAGATGCGCTCCGGCGGATCTGCACGCGGTGGCCTCGGCCCTGGAGGGCGCGGGCCTGAAGCTCGGCGAGCAGAAGTGGACGTACCTGCCGCAGAACACCGTGCGCGTCGAGGGCGACAACGCCCGGAAGATGCTCAAGCTCATGGAGCTGCTCGAGGACAACGACGACGTGCAGAACGTCTA